A single window of Aphidius gifuensis isolate YNYX2018 linkage group LG1, ASM1490517v1, whole genome shotgun sequence DNA harbors:
- the LOC122851325 gene encoding uncharacterized protein PF11_0213-like, which produces MMNDKKIEDKKKYVFFTDPDVVAKRAEAASASTLNNRFFSSNDNKPLTKTHECQLQPHPFTFITAVKRKLAIAAEHELNKQQQQHQQQQQQQQHIPDNISTLNIDKMDFIKPLKVPDMKISPKNMDYSPRLSQKSQKISLAHRKLDFSQSEGSSFITSDEIEQLKTPDVSFTSSINKKKDHTRDNNTKEKENRTKKLKNDDTSDNFKRRLIKHTSRKDYDDIQNKIKKNLSKDNDFNDYFGKKTKQKILATTTASSSSSSSPSSSPPPPSTTSVAAATLATTTSTTATAMTTTAAATTTTSTSTTTTSKKDDDRKLKSTSLHSIKSRDRSLESRSRSYSSESISDRNFKTRNNEQINHKYNDDFTKQRISSKKQFDTKKNDKSNFKNSKNNDDLNDSLDCRIKDIDKSQQTGSTNSIDDIFMDPRRISFRDDSYSTQDEFYNLTTPDMNLLYRPRKRKDTRIIQEQLQDDLQIGTNKKNIDDDKNINLRHPTALHMQFQAELHLFDSYNQSLQQVMDVENCLYNVQQEKSRELTDDKTNEFINQTNELIEPKKIAKEVQTQTANDIATQTDICIKKKQHPSITYSRGDLNQLSLGSIDEYDDFENIDKLKKMRTMSEISLHETTSSIKTETGTEISISTRDVTCSFNKYLDLEMVQLMKDEEQMYDKIELLFKSREKTLNDRTRKLVKLEEQKKALRDTGQDSRISSVKKKQRALLLKLQQEKDEMNRLKELHKLASQERKLMLQKQRNMFNPTMSTKNILTKLKRTADCQSPRRLSGPMKGYDIRSNSSISSLVDSDKSHIEKTKQSFNKNLQDSTNSSQIDSPKKFEVRKGKFEEKMPKVDSLKLRCHQFDIDDKINQTKQGDNFINNNNNNSINNNINNNNNGDCQEQKSESDTLVEDLTRKKMIDDNDDMTKKSKTTQIKLQNIPENNKQINKRKNSKSIKNKSSINVLSENILRQKTNILNNDDTIRSHKRTNNKIDKNDDENYKLSKNSILEELDMNESQNSIQTLVKHSKALKEKNCRLLKDISNDDEDVKENYLNDSKDITGEIDNDDDDDVQNLGNISTRSQVSTLTISRHSSGDSEKSYSRSVVIRSQDHRFKAPKKFEQEAKVVARQNCVEDWIAWHARLKARENRVARMEEATYKLFNASNPASYNDVTVSSDASEVAGRVELLSEELAEKKAVLVKLSKKQTKQKLKALEADLLNKIKKYDTTINEMQKKIETNRVVSKKSGKLAIEAKALADVKVPEIPIKRIQELYKNNDLLRSRSESDLLVNYTNPKTQTTDKTKKPSIRSIESILSERKNISQIKSSSNIDDESKNTKKYTDNTMTTTTKTKTRLTDELKNSKSLTNKIDYGHINNNESLDDPISTLKNDLKTLSEIMSNFSKKSDEKLRSVILTSVHEETPKSTSRDITDDLLKSSQTTSTIEPESIPEILTYNSNNKKSTDTTSSLILQNNIDNNDTNDVLSINLNKDNDTSSEITSVDVTEVISSIIPSQECTKISEEIDFTARSKAMLSEIEKSIILDKSLVNNGGKNLELSGAKLEKSMDDLHKENEALSSDFNIIEGDIQSISEIISKMSENNQSLSDYKCHQSNKQSLIENINSFIEDESNNHEIISEKDVNISHDSQDNLSVDKQSETMTSIDNNYDNDEVEIEEEIEEEIEASEINEAGNESSLESTKISHHENSSKIHENSKNESDWTISDSFEIQQDHSNIINNSNEQQIELNFDNNNKLIKNINNSFNYQNFDNDIDASYFVPNCESTNIGNTMLNDQETDLSIMIQQNTSQTDELDDILEIIENDCKKMELKNREKIITNIDNVPGELQLEIKNNIGVPVYSPELSLTTDVEPALKKLTEVLRSVERNIEKRTQSIETEKQGDIQDPVGSESTENDIEQITSKSTDTNNQCKNKKVSFSDKIILEIDFKDKTLVETNIDEKIEINRHLDEALDRLSVSEDNDCHHENLNDSNDTFITNDCNENDVIFKKPINKIQEILRDPEYEDISEESMEVSEILDRSISSSSHKSSKIPDKYEKIVRTDDVLRILDEISQKKDNNLSCIPQDLSKIPSLSYENNQTTIENIDETKSINDYIINETEKIDKIDDKSFENLRNIEDTTDDSSEEQETPREISEINMDSPRDQNSSRLDIETLDDDLLTPISPENTNNKLEYHTARPQTESEKDIENMIDKLRASLNTPGLDVAIIDARLLRIEELQIELQIKKLEAEEVSYYLREIPNKPPPPYTPPGGPKTSSRLKNLPSTVIPNNIDELTNFTEKATMFIYHEKKCGNDILMLDAPEEICETTTTNNNTSNTDDKIIDKNIKDDKKIYNTFLFDLCKETVADIYQSEYEKPGPSWTKPNYKTKTIIKLPKNIDELNEHVCKEVATLFGFKTKMQRENMVMRWSRKKGDRVDELLAREAQAEEDEWTKFHHDELAVKNELTIAIFNTLIMETTSVVKAAYAKKRKVIV; this is translated from the exons atgatgaatgataaaaaaattgaagataaaaaaaaatatgttttttttacggATCCAGATGTAGTTGCAAAACGTGCAGAAGCAGCTTCAGCATCT acattaaataatcgttttttttcctcaaatgATAACAAACCATTGACTAAAACTCATGAATGTCAGCTTCAACCACATCCATTTACATTTATAACAGCTGTAAAACGTAAACTTGCAATTGCAGCTGAACATGAACTCAacaagcaacaacaacaacatcaacaacagcagcagcaacaacaacatatACCAgataatatttcaacattaaatattgataaaatggaTTTTATAAAGCCACTTAAAGTTCCTGATATGAAAATATCACCAAAAAATATGGATTATTCACCAAGATTATCacaaaaatcacaaaaaatatcattagcACATCGTAAACTTGATTTTTCACAATCAGAAGGTTCATCATTTATAACAAGTGATGaaattgaacaattaaaaacacCAGATGTATCATTTACATcaagtattaataaaaaaaaagatcatacaagagataataatacaaaagaaaaagaaaatcgtacaaaaaaattaaaaaatgatgatacaagtgataattttaaaagacgTTTAATAAAACATACATCTAGAAAAGATTATGatgatatacaaaataaaattaaaaaaaatttatctaaagataatgattttaatgattattttggtaaaaaaacaaaacaaaaaatacttgcaacaacaacagcatcatcatcatcttcatcttcaccatcatcatcaccaccaccaccttcAACAACATCAGTAGCAGCAGCTACActagcaacaacaacatcaacaacagcaacagcaatgACAActacagcagcagcaacaacaacaacatcaacatcgacaacaacaacaagtaaaaaagatgatgatagaaaattaaaatcaacaagtttacattcaataaaatcaCGTGATAGATCATTAGAATCAAGAAGTCGTTCATACAGTTCTGAATCAATATcagatagaaattttaaaacacgtaataatgaacaaataaatcataaatataatgatgattttacaaaacaacgtatatcatcaaaaaaacaatttgatacaaaaaaaaatgataaatcaaattttaaaaattcaaaaaataatgatgatttaaatgataGTTTAGATTGTCGTATTAaagatattgataaatcacAACAAACTGGATCAACaaattcaattgatgatatatttatggATCCAAGAAGAATATCATTTAGAGATGATAGTTATTCAACACaagatgaattttataatttaacaacaccagatatgaatttattatatcgTCCAAGAAAACGTAAAGATACTAGAATAATACAAGAACAATTACAAGATGATTTACAAATtggtacaaataaaaaaaatatagatgatgataaaaatataaatttacgtcATCCAACAGCATTGCATATGCAATTTCAAGCtgaattacatttatttgatAGTTATAATCAATCATTACAACAAGTTATGGATgtagaaaattgtttatacAATGTACAACAAGAAAAATCACGTGAACTAACAgatgataaaacaaatgaatttataaatcaaacaaatgaattaattgaacctaaaaaaatagctaaagaaGTACAAACACAAACAGCAAATGACATTGCAACACAAACAgatatatgtattaaaaaaaaacaacatccaTCAATAACATATTCACGTGgtgatttaaatcaattatcacTTGGTTCAATTGATGAATATgatgattttgaaaatattgataaattaaaaaaaatgagaacaATGTCAGAAATAAGTTTACATgaaacaacatcatcaattaaaaCAGAAACTGGTACTGAAATAAGTATATCAACACGTGATGTAACatgttcatttaataaatatttagatcTTGAAATGGTACAATTAATGAAAGATGAAGAACAAAtgtatgataaaattgaattattatttaaatcacgtgaaaaaacattaaatgatAGAACACGTAAATTAGTTAAActtgaagaacaaaaaaaagcattaaGAGATACTGGACAAGATTCAAGAATATcatctgttaaaaaaaaacaacgtgcattattattaaaattacaacaagaaaaagatgaaatgAATAGATTAAAAGAATTACATAAACTTGCTAGTcaagaaagaaaattaatgttacaaaaacaaagaaatatgTTTAATCCAACAATgtcaactaaaaatatattaacaaaattaaaaagaactGCTGATTGTCAATCACCAAGAAGATTATCTGGTCCAATGAAAGGTTATGATATTAGAAGTAATAGTTCAATAAGTTCACTTGTTGATTCTGATAAATcacatattgaaaaaacaaaacaatcatttaataaaaatttacaagattcAACAAATTCATCACAAATTGATTcaccaaaaaaatttgaagttAGAAAAGgtaaatttgaagaaaaaatgccAAAAGttgattcattaaaattaagatgtcatcaatttgatattgatgataaaattaatcaaacaaaacagggtgataattttattaataataataataataatagtattaataataatattaataataataataatggtgatTGTCAAGAACAAAAATCTGAATCTGATACACTTGTTGAAgatttaacaagaaaaaaaatgattgatgataatgatgatatgacaaaaaaatcaaaaacaacacaaattaaattacaaaatatacctgaaaataataaacaaataaataaaagaaaaaattcaaaaagtataaaaaataaatcaagtattAATGTATTAAGTGAAAATATATTAcgtcaaaaaacaaatatattaaataatgatgatacaatAAGATCACATAAacgtacaaataataaaattgataaaaatgatgatgaaaattataaattatctaaaaattcaattttagaaGAATTAGATATGAATGAAAgtcaaaattcaattcaaacaCTTGTTAAACATTCCAAggcattaaaagaaaaaaattgtcgtttattaaaagatatttctaatgatgatgaagatgttaaagaaaattatttaaatgattcaaaAGATATTACTGgtgaaattgataatgatgatgatgatgacgtgCAAAATTTAGGTAATATATCAACTAGATCACAAGTTAGTACATTGACTATTTCGAGACATAGTTCTGGTGATTCAGAAAAATCATATTCAAGATCAGTTGTCATCAGATCACAGGATCATCGTTTCAAAGctccaaaaaaatttgagca aGAAGCTAAAGTTGTTGCTCGACAAAATTGCGTTGAAGACTGGATTGCTTGGCATGCTCGACTGAAAGCTCGTGAGAATAGAGTTGCCAGAATGGAAGAGGCTACATATAAATTGTTCAATGCATCTAATCCTGCATCTTACAatg ATGTGACTGTTTCATCAGATGCAAGTGAAGTAGCTGGTAGAGTTGAGCTACTTTCTGAAGAATTAGCTGAAAAAAAAGCAGTTTTAGTCAAGTTatctaaaaaacaaacaaaacaaaaactcAAAGCATTAGAAGCtgatcttttaaataaaataaag AAATATGATACAACAATTAATGAAAtgcagaaaaaaattgaaacaaatcgTGTTGTATCGAAAAAAAGTGGTAAATTAGCAATTGAAGCAAAAGCACTTGCTGATGTTAAAGTACCAGAAATACCAATAAAACGTATACaagaattatataaaaataatgatttattacgTTCACGTTCAGAATCAGATTTACTTGTTAATTATACAAATCCAAAAACACAAACAACagataaaactaaaaaaccaTCGATTCGTAGTATTGAATCTATTTTATCTGAAAGAAAGAATATTTCACAAATTAAATCTTCATcgaatattgatgatgaatcaaaaaatacaaaaaaatatacagacaATACAATGACAAcgacaacaaaaacaaaaacaagattaactgatgaattaaaaaatagcaaatcattaacaaataaaattgattatggacatataaataacaatgaaagcTTAGATGATCCAATAAgtacattaaaaaatgatcTCAAAACATTGAGTgaaataatgtcaaattttagtaaaaaatcAGATGAAAAATTACGTTCAGTAATATTAACATCTGTACATGAAGAAACACCAAAAAGTACATCAAGAGATATAACTGATGatcttttaaaatcatcacAAACAACAAGTACAATAGAGCCAGAATCAATACCTGAAATTTTAActtataatagtaataataaaaaatcaactgacacaacatcatcattaatattacaaaataatattgataataatgatacaaatgatgttttatctataaatttaaataaggaTAATGATACATCATCAGAAATAACAAGTGTTGATGTAACTGAAGTTATATCTAGTATAATACCAAGTCAAGAATGTACAAAAATAAGTGAAGAAATTGATTTTACAGCTCGTAGTAAAGCAATGCtaagtgaaattgaaaaatcaataatattagatAAATCATTAGTTAATAATGGtggtaaaaatttagaattaagTGGagcaaaattagaaaaaagtaTGGATGATTTACATAAAGAAAATGAAGCATTATCATcagattttaatattattgaaggtGATATACAATCAATATcagaaataatatcaaaaatgagtgaaaataatcaaagttTAAGTGATTATAAATgtcatcaatcaaataaacagtctttaatagaaaatattaattcatttatcgaAGATGAATCAAATAATCATGAAATAATTAGTGAAAAAGATGTAAATATTAGTCATGATAGTCAAGATAATTTATCTGTTGATAAACAAAGTGAAACAATGACaagtattgataataattatgataatgatgaagtaGAAATTGAAGAAGAAATTGAAGAAGAAATTGAAGCATCAGAAATTAATGAGGCAGGTAATGAAAGTTCACTTGAAAGTACAAAAATATCACATcatgaaaattcatcaaaaattcatgaaaatagtaaaaatgaaAGTGATTGGACAATATCTGATTCATTTGAAATACAACAAGatcattcaaatattataaataattcaaatgaacaacaaattgaattaaattttgataataataataaattaattaaaaatattaataattcatttaattatcaaaattttgataatgatattgatgCATCTTATTTTGTGCCAAATTGTGAATCAACAAATATTGGTAATACAATGTTAAATGATCAAGAGACTGATTTGAGTATAATGATACAACAAAATACATCGCAAACAGATGAATTGGATGATATAttagaaattattgaaaatgattgtaaaaaaatggaattaaaaaatagagaaaaaataataactaatattgataatgtacCTGGTGAATTACagctagaaataaaaaataatattggtgTACCAGTTTATTCACCAGAACTTAGCTTGACAACTGATGTTGAACCTGCCTTGAAAAAATTGACTGAAGTTTTACGTAGTGTTGAaagaaatattgaaaaaagaacACAATCAATTGAAACAGAAAAACAAGGTGATATACAAGATCCAGTTGGTAGTGAAAGTACTGAAAATGATATAGAACAAATAACAAGTAAATCAACAGATACTAATaatcaatgtaaaaataaaaaagtatcattttcagataaaattatattggaaattgattttaaagataaaacatTAGTTGaaacaaatattgatgaaaaaattgaaattaatagaCATCTTGATGAAGCATTAGATCGTTTAAGTGTCAGTGAAGATAATGATTGtcatcatgaaaatttaaatgatagtaATGATACATTTATAACAAATGATTGTAATGAAaatgatgttatttttaaaaaaccaattaataaaattcaagaaattctTCGAGATCCTGAATATGAGGATATATCTGAAGAGAGTATGGAAGTTAGTGAGATACTTGATAGATCAATTAGTTCAAGTTCtcataaatcatcaaaaataccagataaatatgaaaaaattgttagaACAGATGATGTTCTTCGTATACTTGATGaaatatcacaaaaaaaagataataatttatcttgtatTCCTCaggatttatcaaaaataccatcattatcatatgaaaataatcaaacaacaattgaaaatattgacgaaacaaaaagtataaatgattatattataaatgaaactgaaaaaattgataaaattgatgataaaagttttgaaaatttacgtAATATTGAAGATACAACTGATGATTCAAGTGAAGAACAAGAAACACCACGAGAAATATCTGAAATAAATATGGATTCACCAAGAGATCAAAATTCATCACGACTTGATATTGAAACATtggatgatgatttattaactCCAATATCACcagaaaatacaaataataaattagaataTCATACTGCTCGTCCACAAACAGAAAGTGAAaaagatattgaaaatatgattgataaaCTTCGTGCTTCATTAAATACACCTGGTCTTGATGTTGCTATTATTGATGCAAGATTATTACGTATTGAAGAATTACAAAttgaattacaaattaaaaaattagaagctGAAGAAGTATCATATTATTTACGTGAAATACCAAAtaaaccaccaccaccatatACACCACCAGGTGGACCAAAAACATcatcaagattaaaaaatttaccatcaaCAGTTAttccaaataatattgatgaattaacaaattttactgaaaaagcaacaatgtttatttatcatgaaaaaaaatgtggtAATGATATATTAATGCTTGATGCACCAGAAGAAATAtgtgaaacaacaacaacaaataataatacatcaaatacagatgataaaattattgataaaaatataaaagatgataaaaaaatatataatacatttttatttgatttatgtaAAGAAACTGTTGCTGATATTTATCAATCAGAATATGAAAAACCAGGACCAAGTTGGACAAAAccaaattataaaacaaaaacaattattaaattaccaaaaaatattgatgaattaaatgaaCATGTTTGTAAAGAAGTTGCAACATTATTTggttttaaaacaaaaatgcaACGTGAAAATATGGTTATGAGATGGAGTAGAAAAAAAGGTGATAgagttgatgaattattagCTAGAGAAGCACAAGCTGAAGAAGATGAATGGACTAAATTTCATCATGATGAACTTGctgttaaaaatgaattaacaatTGCTATTTTTAATACCTTAATTATGGAAACAACAAGTGTTGTTAAAGCAgcatatgcaaaaaaaagaaaagttattgtttaa
- the LOC122851282 gene encoding uncharacterized protein LOC122851282: MGKIINADKTSDNPQKISKTSVANAILMVRRAIRKKDQENKSKQKKINKNTKNEEHNCLINLDNSRKSSNSDKIKLTGYNVKMIIQQMRLAILKHDWKTVQILFLYIEKNKSMFYAFEPILWRTVFLIFLNSPMSNCSYFEEFLRKSKIIDNIYNNPNNILKQIMTLETY; this comes from the exons atg gGAAAAATCATTAACGCAGATAAAACATCAGATAATccacaaaaaatatcaaagacaAGTGTG gCAAATGCTATACTGATGGTACGAAGagcaataagaaaaaaagaccaagaaaataaatcaaaacaaaaaaaaataaataaaaatacaaaaaatgaagaacataattgtttaataaatttagataattcaagaaaatcatcaaatagtgataaaattaaactaactggttataatgttaaaatgataatacaacAAATGAGATTAGCAATATTGAAACATGATTGGAAAACagtacaaatattatttttatatatagaaaaaaataaatctatgtTTTATGCTTTTGAGCCAATATTATGGAGAacagtatttttaatatttttaaatagtccAATGAGTAATTGTTCAtattttgaagaatttttaagaaaatcaaaaattattgataatatttacaataatccAAATAATATACTTAAACAAATTATGACATTAGaaacatattaa
- the LOC122851158 gene encoding activin receptor type-1-like — protein sequence MAKIIFIIYFLLLTVNLCPGEEGSFLEDAQNNSDNENIDDYDEPKKKVYNGPRFKCWSCQGDQCKTPTICTDAIVCWKASVREINGLERFERACTNDPDHANLLCGKSSSKTDSTYLIDCCRNDLCNNGSFPLLREIDVQNNEEYAFKLTMSILGPIIGIFIFIIGTILLFIFARRIKRKRPLVTKRNKLLSDADIDSLMIHNSSSTPGLIGNGNNPHELRATAAGESTLREFNDGKSLTSGSGSGLPVLVQRTLSKHVSLIECLGSGGGNGGGFNSEVWKGSWNGESVAVKIYLSHDYSYWQSETEVYSQLLTSRHDNILGYIGSDVTPKPGCVQMWIVTQYHPLGSLYNHLNRSPHPLTLHQTINICLGIINGLLYLHTEINGTKGKKAMAHRNLKSKNILVKNNGSCVIAELASTITQEKLDNNSDDHSDIPPGTKRYISPEILDEKINSKCLESYRRADIYSLGLIIWEVCRRCISNGVALDYMAPYADYFPNLSHEPSIDEMRKLVYLDQRRPEIHNRWSSDPALSGLGKLMCECWHDKPAARLTILRVKKTLINLVKLSGNDTRVHLQLD from the exons ATGgcgaaaataatatttatcatatattttcttcttctgACAGTTAATCTATGTCCAG GTGAAGAAGGATCATTTTTAGAAGATGCACAAAATAATTCAGATAACGAAAATAtagatgattatgatgaacctaaaaaaaaagtatataatggACCAAGATTTAAATGTTGGTCATGTCAAGGTGATCAATGTAAAACACCAACAATATGTACTGATGCAATTGTT tgtTGGAAAGCAAGTGTACGTGAAATAAATGGTCTTGAACGTTTTGAAAGAGCTTGTACAAATGATCCAGATCatgcaaatttattatgtgGTAAATCATCATCTAAAACTGACTCAACATATTTGATTGATTGTTGTCGAAATGATTTATGTAATAATGGATCATTTCCATTGCTTCGAGAAATTgatg ttcaaaataatgaagaatatgcttttaaattgacaatgtCAATATTAGGTCCAataattggtatttttatatttattattggaacaatattattatttatatttgcaagaagaattaaaagaaaacGCCCACTTGTTACAAaacgtaataaattattatctgatgCTGATATTGATTCATTGATGATAcataattcatcatcaacaccagGATTAATTGGTAATGGTAATAATCCTCATGAATTACGTGCAACTGCTGCTGGTGAAAGTACATTACGA gaATTTAATGATGGTAAAAGTTTAACAAGTGGTTCTGGTTCTGGTTTGCCAGTATTAGTACAACGTACATTGTCAAAACATGTATCATTAATTGAGTGTCTTGGTAGTGGAGGTGGAAATGGTGGTGGTTTTAATAGTGAAGTATGGAAAGGTTCATGGAATGGTGAATCAGTTgcagttaaaatatatttatcacatGATTATTCATATTGGCAAAGTGAAACTGAAGTATATTCGCAACTTTTAACATCAAGACATGATAATATACTTGGATATATTGGTAGTGATGTTACTCCAAAACCAGGTTGTGTACAAATGTGGATTGTAACACAATATCATCCACTTGGTTCATtgtataatcatttaaatcgTTCACCTCATCCATTGACACTTcatcaaacaataaatatttgtcttGGTATTATAAATGGactattatatttacatactGAAATAAATGGTACCAAAGGAAAAAAAGCAATGGCACACAGAaatttaaaatctaaaaatatacttgttaaaaataatggaaGTTGTGTTATTGCTGAATTAGCATCGACAATAACACaagaaaaattagataacAATAGTGATGACCATTCTGATATTCCACCAGGAACTAAAAGATACATTAGTCCAGAAATATTGGATGAAAa GATAAATTCCAAGTGTTTAGAATCATACAGACGAGCAGATATTTATAGTTTGGGTTTAATTATTTGGGAAGTTTGTCGTCGTTGTATAAGTAACGGTGTTGCACTAGATTACATGGCACCATATGCTGATTATTTTCCAAATTTATCTCATGAACCATCAATTGACGAAATGCGAAAACTCGTATACCTTGATCAACGTAGACCTGAAATACATAACAGATGGTCATCTGATCCA gCATTATCTGGTTTGGGTAAACTAATGTGTGAATGTTGGCATGATAAACCAGCAGCCAGATTAACAATTTTACgtgttaaaaaaacattaataaatctAGTAAAATTATCTGGTAATGATACACGTGTTCATTTACAACTTGACTGA